CCTGGCACTCGACGGCCGCCGCGGCGGAGTCAGGGCCGAGCTCGGCCGGGCCTTGCGAAGCCGCGCCATCGAGCTGGTGCGCGAGCGGCGCCTGGACGAGGCCGATCGCCTCTGGCGCGAAGCAGCGCTGCTGGCCCCCGAGGATCCCGACGCGCTTCGCCGCCTCGGCCAGGCCCTGGTGGAGCAGGGTAACGGCGTCGCCGCCATCCCGATCCTCGAGCGGGCGGTCGCGGCCACGCCCCGGGGCGGCGCCGAGCGCTTCTGGCTGGCCCGCGCGTATCGCCTGGCCGGCCGGACACCCGACGCCGATCGCGAGGTCGCGGCGCTGCGCGAGCTGGCCCCCGCCTACGCCACCGAGCTGAGCCGATGAGGCGCCTTCTGCTGCGCGCGCTGCCGCTCCTCGTCGCCGTGCTCGCCTTCCTGGCGTTCCTGCCCGCCCTGGACGGCGCATTCCTCAACTGGGACGACGACCGGAACTTCCTGTGGAACACGGGCTATCGCGGCCTCGGCCCGGCCCAGCTTCGGTGGATGGTCACCGCCACCTGGATGGGCCACTACATCCCGCTCACGTGGCTCACCCTCGGGCTCAACTACACCCTCGGTGGCATGACCCCATGGGGCTATCACCTGGGCAATGTGCTGATCCACGCCCTCAACGCGGGGCTGCTGTTCTTCGTCGCGCGCCGGCTGCTCAACGTCGCGGCTGTCCCGGCGCCCGCCGGTGCGCCGGGTGAGGCGGGACACGGCACGTCCGCGGGCGCCGGCACGCTGGCGGTCTCGCTGGGCGCCACGGCGGCCGCTCTCCTGTGGGCCGTCCATCCCCTCCGTGTTGAGTCGGTGGCGTGGATCACGGAGCGGCGAGACGTGCTGTGCGGCTTCTTCTACCTGCTGGCGGTCCTCGCCTATCTGCAGGGCGCGACGCGCGAGCGCACGCTCGGCGGCCGCTGGCTCGCCGCCTCCCTCCTCGCGTTCGCAGCGGCTCTGGCTTCGAAGGCGATGGCCATGACGCTGCCGCTCACCCTGCTCGTGCTCGATGTCTACCCGCTGCGCCGCGTCCGACTGGGCTGGCCGGCGCTCATCCGGGAAAAGCTCGGCCACTTCGCGCTCGCCGCCGTCGCGGCGCTGGTGGCGAGCTGGGCGGTGACCCGCGGGGCGGGCTGGACGAGCTATGACGACTATGGCATCGGCGCCCGCCTGGCCATGACCGGCTACAGCTTCTGGTTCTATCCGTGGAAGCTCGTCTGGCCCGAGAATCTGTCCCCTCTCTACGAGCTTCCTGCCCGCATCGGTCTGCTGGACCCGCGGTTCGCGTGGCCGACCCTCGGCCTGGTCGCGGTCACCATCCTCCTGGTGCTCGGTCGCCGCCGCGTCCCGGGCGCACTCGCCGCGTGGCTGCAGTCGATGATCGTGCTGGCCCCCGTGAGCGGCATCGCCCACGCCGGCCACCAGCTCGCCCATGACCGTTACAGCTACCTTTCCGGGCTCGGATTCGCGGTCCTGGCCGGTGCGGGCATGATGTGGGTCGTCGAGCAACGCGCGCGCGGGCGGGTGAACCGATGGGTGTTCGGGACCACGGTGGCGGCCGTGGCAATGGCGCTGGTTGGGCTGGGCGCGGGCAGCTGGGTCCACAGCCGCATCTGGCGCGATTCCGAGACCCTCTGGCGCGCCGCCGTCACCTCGGATCCCACCTGCGCGCTGTGCCACCAGAAGCTCGGCGAAGTGCTGCACGCGGCCGGCCTGCCCGGCGCGGCGGAAGCCGAGCTGGCCCGCGCCGTTGCCCTGCGGCCGGACCGGCCCACGGCCCACAACAGCCTCGGGGCGTTTCTGGTGAGCCGAGACCGGCTCGGGGAGGCCGAGACCGAGTTTCGGGAGGCGATTCGGCTGATGCCGCACTATCCTGATGCGGTGGCGAACCTGGGCGCGCTCCACGCCAAACAGGGGAAATAT
This region of Candidatus Methylomirabilota bacterium genomic DNA includes:
- a CDS encoding tetratricopeptide repeat protein, encoding MRRLLLRALPLLVAVLAFLAFLPALDGAFLNWDDDRNFLWNTGYRGLGPAQLRWMVTATWMGHYIPLTWLTLGLNYTLGGMTPWGYHLGNVLIHALNAGLLFFVARRLLNVAAVPAPAGAPGEAGHGTSAGAGTLAVSLGATAAALLWAVHPLRVESVAWITERRDVLCGFFYLLAVLAYLQGATRERTLGGRWLAASLLAFAAALASKAMAMTLPLTLLVLDVYPLRRVRLGWPALIREKLGHFALAAVAALVASWAVTRGAGWTSYDDYGIGARLAMTGYSFWFYPWKLVWPENLSPLYELPARIGLLDPRFAWPTLGLVAVTILLVLGRRRVPGALAAWLQSMIVLAPVSGIAHAGHQLAHDRYSYLSGLGFAVLAGAGMMWVVEQRARGRVNRWVFGTTVAAVAMALVGLGAGSWVHSRIWRDSETLWRAAVTSDPTCALCHQKLGEVLHAAGLPGAAEAELARAVALRPDRPTAHNSLGAFLVSRDRLGEAETEFREAIRLMPHYPDAVANLGALHAKQGKYGEAIGELRRALALSPYHESARRNLAFALDSAGIEQARAGRPAEAVVLFKESTTLDPAEPAFWRDLGQALVEDGKAVAAIAPLERAVALRPKGANERFWLARAYLLAGRAAEAQGHIDALRSLDATAAAGLSPARSSGRSQVVSGWDAERGKPAATP